In Pseudomonas fluorescens, the following are encoded in one genomic region:
- the ahpF gene encoding alkyl hydroperoxide reductase subunit F, whose amino-acid sequence MLDTNLKAQLKSYLERVTQPIEIVASLDDGAKSQEMLELLKDVTSLSTQITLLDNGDDARKPSFSINRPGADISLRFAGIPMGHEFTSLVLALLQVGGHPSKASAEVIEQIRSLKGEFNFETYFSLSCQNCPDVVQALNLMAVLNPSIRHVAIDGALFQAEVDERQIMAVPSIYLNGVNFGQGRMGLEEILAKIDTSGIERQAEKISAKETFDVLVVGGGPAGASAAIYAARKGIRTGIAAERFGGQVLDTMAIENFISVQETEGPKLAVALEEHVKQYDVDIMNLQRADKLITGKEGELHEVHFASGAKLKAKTVILATGARWREMNVPGEQQYRNKGVAYCPHCDGPLFKGKRVAVIGGGNSGVEAAIDLAGIVSHVTLLEFDVQLRADAVLQRKLHSLPNVTVITSAQTTEVTGDGQKVNGLRYKDRQSDELRSVELEGIFVQIGLLPNTDWLKGTIELSPRGEIIVDARSETSVPGVFAAGDVTTVPYKQIVIAVGEGAKASLSAFDHLIRTSAPA is encoded by the coding sequence ATGTTGGACACCAATCTTAAAGCCCAGTTGAAATCGTACCTGGAACGGGTCACCCAGCCGATCGAGATCGTTGCTTCCCTCGACGACGGTGCGAAATCCCAGGAAATGCTCGAACTGTTGAAAGACGTTACCAGTCTTTCCACCCAGATTACCTTGCTCGACAACGGCGATGATGCACGCAAGCCGTCGTTCTCGATCAATCGTCCGGGAGCCGATATCAGCCTGCGTTTCGCCGGCATCCCGATGGGCCACGAATTCACGTCCTTGGTGCTGGCCTTGCTGCAAGTCGGCGGTCACCCGTCCAAAGCCAGTGCCGAAGTGATCGAACAGATCCGCTCGCTCAAAGGCGAGTTCAACTTCGAGACTTACTTCTCGCTGTCCTGCCAGAACTGCCCGGACGTGGTCCAGGCGCTGAACCTGATGGCGGTACTGAACCCGAGCATTCGCCACGTCGCCATCGACGGCGCGCTGTTCCAGGCTGAAGTCGATGAGCGCCAGATCATGGCGGTCCCAAGCATCTACCTCAACGGTGTGAACTTCGGCCAGGGGCGCATGGGCCTGGAAGAAATCCTCGCCAAAATCGACACCAGCGGCATCGAACGCCAGGCCGAGAAGATCAGCGCCAAAGAAACCTTTGATGTGCTGGTGGTCGGCGGTGGGCCAGCCGGTGCTTCGGCGGCGATCTATGCGGCTCGCAAAGGTATTCGCACCGGCATCGCGGCAGAGCGTTTTGGTGGGCAGGTGCTGGACACCATGGCCATCGAGAACTTCATTTCCGTGCAGGAAACCGAAGGTCCGAAACTGGCCGTGGCGCTGGAAGAGCACGTTAAGCAGTACGACGTGGATATCATGAATCTGCAGCGTGCAGACAAATTGATCACTGGCAAAGAAGGTGAGTTGCACGAAGTCCACTTCGCCAGCGGTGCGAAGCTCAAGGCCAAGACCGTGATCCTCGCAACCGGCGCGCGGTGGCGTGAAATGAACGTGCCGGGCGAGCAGCAATACCGCAACAAAGGCGTGGCGTACTGCCCGCACTGCGACGGTCCGCTGTTCAAGGGCAAGCGCGTGGCGGTGATTGGTGGCGGCAACTCCGGCGTCGAAGCGGCCATCGACCTGGCCGGTATCGTGTCCCATGTCACGCTGCTGGAGTTCGATGTGCAGTTGCGTGCCGATGCGGTATTGCAGCGCAAGTTGCACAGCTTGCCGAACGTTACCGTGATTACCAGTGCGCAAACCACCGAGGTCACCGGCGACGGCCAGAAGGTCAACGGCCTGCGCTACAAGGATCGTCAGAGCGACGAGTTGCGCAGTGTGGAGCTGGAAGGGATCTTTGTGCAGATCGGTCTGCTGCCCAACACCGATTGGCTCAAAGGCACCATCGAGTTGTCGCCCCGTGGCGAGATCATCGTTGACGCTCGGAGTGAAACGTCGGTACCGGGTGTGTTTGCCGCCGGCGACGTGACCACCGTGCCGTACAAGCAGATCGTGATCGCA
- the ahpC gene encoding alkyl hydroperoxide reductase subunit C, protein MPIINSQVKPFKADAFKNGDFVKVSDADLKGKWSVVFFYPADFTFVCPTELEDLADNYDAFQKLGVEIYSVSTDTHFAHAAWHNTSPAIGKIQYTMIGDPTHAISRNFDVLIEEAGLADRGTFVINPEGQIKIVELNDGGVGRDASELLRKIKAAQYVAAHPGQVCPAKWKEGEATLAPSLDLVGKI, encoded by the coding sequence ATGCCTATCATCAACAGCCAAGTTAAACCGTTCAAAGCTGACGCATTCAAAAATGGCGACTTCGTAAAAGTCTCGGACGCTGACCTGAAAGGCAAGTGGTCTGTGGTGTTCTTCTACCCGGCCGACTTCACCTTCGTCTGCCCGACCGAACTGGAAGACCTGGCCGACAACTACGACGCGTTCCAGAAGCTCGGCGTCGAGATCTACAGCGTTTCAACCGACACTCACTTTGCCCACGCTGCCTGGCACAACACTTCGCCAGCCATCGGCAAGATCCAGTACACCATGATTGGCGACCCGACTCACGCCATCTCCCGCAACTTCGACGTGCTGATCGAAGAAGCAGGCCTGGCTGACCGCGGCACCTTCGTGATCAACCCGGAAGGCCAGATCAAGATCGTTGAACTGAACGACGGCGGTGTAGGCCGTGACGCTTCCGAGCTGCTGCGCAAGATCAAGGCTGCCCAGTACGTCGCTGCTCACCCAGGTCAGGTTTGCCCAGCCAAGTGGAAAGAAGGCGAGGCCACTCTGGCGCCGTCCCTGGACCTGGTCGGCAAGATCTAA